From Acinetobacter sp. ASP199, the proteins below share one genomic window:
- the rpoC gene encoding DNA-directed RNA polymerase subunit beta' yields MKDLLDIMRKKTDSDGHAPVEFDRIRIGLASPEMIKSWSHGEVKKPETINYRTFKPERDGLFCAKIFGPVKDYECLCGKYKRMKYKGVICEKCGVEVTTAKVRRERMGHIELASPVAHIWFLKSLPSRIGLLLDMTLRDIERVLYFESYVVTDPGMTPFEKYQLLNDEEYFNALEEHGDEFTAKMGAEAVQDLLKDIDLENEISRLREEIPNTTSETKLKKASKRLKLMEAFKESNNKPEWMVMNVLPVLPPDLRPLVPLEGGRFATSDLNDLYRRVINRNNRLKRLLDLAAPDIIVRNEKRMLQESVDALLDNGRRGRAITGSNKRPLKSLADMIKGKQGRFRQNLLGKRVDYSGRSVITVGPNLRLHQCGLPKKMALELFKPFIFAKLQASGQATTIKAAKKMVERETPEVWDVLASVIRQHPVMLNRAPTLHRLGLQAFEPILIEGKAIRLHPLVCAAFNADFDGDQMAVHVPLTLEAQLEARALMMSTNNILSPANGEPIIVPSQDVVLGLYYITRDAINAKGEGMVFADTHEVNRALATGQVDLHARVKARVHQTVIDEDGNRRQETIIVDTTPGRCLLWEVVPEGMDFQQINVEMTKKNISKLINSCYRKLGLKDTVIFADQLMYLGFRQATRSGVSVGMEDMLIPPNKQAIIGKAEAEVREIEQQFEQGFVTAGERYNKVVDIWARTNDQVAKAMMDNLSYTTVKNKQGEDEKQKSFNSIYMMSDSGARGSAAQIRQLAGMRGLMAKPDGSIIETPIKANFREGLTVLQYFISTHGARKGLADTALKTANSGYLTRRLVDVAQDLVITEPDCGTYDGLVMTPFIQGGDVIENLGTRVLGRVVAEDVKKVGTDEVLLPRNTLIDEKLATFIENAGIDEIKVRSVVNCASTFGVCAKCYGRDLARGHQVNPGESVGVMAAQSIGEPGTQLTMRTFHVGGAASRTSAANSIQVRNKGTVRFHNVKTVQHAKGHLVSTSRSGEIGIADDLGRERERYKIPYGASILLKDGEAVEAGGIVATWDPHTHPLVTEVAGKVRFSQIADGVTATSKTDDATGMTTVEILPVTSRPASGKDLRPAVVLDTVDGGEQFYFLPQNTILSVRDGETIGVGDVIGRVPQESSRTRDITGGLPRVADLFEARKPKEHAILAEVSGIVSFGKETKGKNRLVITPDDGSEIYEELIPKWRTINVFEGEHVNRGETISDGPQNPHDILRLKGEVALTNYIVNEVQDVYRLQGVKINDKHIEVIVRQMLRKVEITDGGDSSFIKGEQVDYIRVAQENQALLAQNKFPAKFERQLMGITKASLSTDSFISAASFQETTRVLTEAAVTGKEDDLRGLKENVVVGRLIPAGTGLAYHLERRRQEAEAAEFELHNDFSDVDQALSQAFNDEFNGL; encoded by the coding sequence TTGAAAGACTTGCTCGATATCATGCGCAAAAAGACGGATTCCGACGGTCATGCTCCAGTAGAGTTTGATCGCATCCGTATTGGTCTTGCGTCACCAGAAATGATTAAGTCGTGGTCTCATGGTGAAGTTAAAAAGCCAGAAACCATTAACTACCGTACGTTCAAACCAGAACGTGACGGTTTATTCTGTGCCAAAATCTTTGGTCCAGTAAAAGATTACGAATGCTTGTGTGGTAAATACAAGCGTATGAAATACAAAGGCGTCATTTGTGAAAAATGTGGCGTTGAAGTAACAACTGCGAAAGTTCGTCGTGAGCGTATGGGTCACATCGAATTGGCTTCTCCAGTGGCACACATCTGGTTCCTGAAATCACTTCCTAGCCGTATCGGTCTATTATTAGACATGACGCTACGTGATATCGAACGCGTATTGTATTTCGAATCTTACGTTGTAACAGATCCAGGTATGACTCCATTTGAGAAATACCAACTTCTTAACGACGAAGAATACTTCAATGCCTTAGAAGAACACGGTGACGAATTCACAGCGAAAATGGGTGCTGAAGCGGTTCAAGATTTGTTGAAAGACATCGATCTTGAAAACGAAATTTCACGCCTACGTGAAGAAATTCCAAACACAACTTCAGAAACGAAGCTTAAAAAAGCATCTAAACGTCTGAAATTAATGGAAGCGTTCAAAGAGTCGAACAACAAGCCAGAATGGATGGTGATGAATGTACTTCCAGTACTTCCACCAGATCTTCGTCCGCTTGTACCACTTGAAGGTGGTCGTTTCGCGACTTCTGATTTGAACGATCTTTACCGTCGTGTGATTAACCGTAACAACCGTTTGAAACGTCTTCTTGACCTTGCAGCGCCAGACATCATCGTACGTAACGAAAAACGTATGTTACAAGAGTCTGTAGATGCGTTGCTTGATAACGGTCGTCGTGGTCGTGCAATTACCGGTTCGAACAAACGTCCTCTTAAATCTTTGGCAGACATGATCAAAGGTAAACAAGGTCGTTTCCGTCAAAACTTACTTGGTAAGCGTGTTGACTACTCTGGTCGTTCGGTAATTACTGTAGGTCCAAACCTTCGTTTACACCAATGTGGTCTTCCGAAGAAAATGGCACTTGAACTATTCAAGCCATTCATTTTCGCGAAATTACAAGCATCTGGCCAAGCAACAACCATTAAAGCTGCGAAGAAAATGGTTGAACGCGAGACTCCAGAAGTTTGGGACGTACTTGCATCTGTGATCCGTCAGCATCCAGTGATGTTGAACCGTGCGCCAACACTTCACCGTCTAGGTCTTCAAGCATTTGAACCGATTCTGATTGAAGGTAAAGCGATCCGTCTTCACCCGTTAGTTTGTGCGGCATTTAACGCCGACTTCGACGGTGACCAAATGGCGGTACACGTTCCATTAACACTCGAAGCTCAGTTAGAAGCTCGTGCGTTAATGATGTCAACCAACAACATCTTGTCTCCAGCGAACGGTGAGCCAATCATCGTACCGTCTCAGGACGTTGTCTTGGGCTTGTATTACATCACACGTGATGCAATCAATGCCAAAGGTGAAGGCATGGTGTTCGCGGATACTCACGAAGTAAACCGTGCACTTGCAACTGGTCAGGTTGATCTACACGCTCGCGTTAAAGCACGTGTACACCAAACTGTGATTGATGAAGATGGCAACCGTCGTCAAGAAACAATCATTGTTGATACAACGCCTGGTCGCTGTCTGCTTTGGGAAGTTGTTCCTGAAGGTATGGACTTCCAGCAAATTAACGTTGAGATGACCAAAAAGAACATCTCTAAGTTAATCAACTCTTGCTACCGTAAACTGGGTTTGAAAGATACTGTTATCTTCGCTGACCAGTTGATGTACCTCGGCTTCCGTCAAGCGACTCGCTCAGGTGTATCTGTTGGTATGGAAGACATGCTGATTCCACCAAACAAACAGGCGATTATTGGTAAAGCGGAAGCTGAAGTTCGTGAAATCGAACAACAGTTCGAACAAGGCTTCGTAACTGCCGGCGAACGTTATAACAAAGTTGTCGATATCTGGGCTCGTACCAACGACCAGGTAGCGAAAGCGATGATGGACAACTTGTCTTATACCACTGTTAAAAACAAACAGGGTGAAGATGAGAAACAGAAATCATTCAACAGCATCTACATGATGTCTGACTCTGGTGCCCGTGGTTCCGCAGCTCAGATTCGTCAGTTGGCTGGTATGCGTGGTCTGATGGCGAAACCGGATGGTTCGATCATTGAAACGCCAATTAAAGCGAACTTCCGTGAAGGTCTGACAGTACTTCAGTACTTCATTTCAACACACGGTGCGCGTAAAGGTTTGGCCGATACAGCACTGAAAACTGCGAACTCTGGTTACCTCACTCGTCGTCTGGTAGACGTTGCGCAAGACTTGGTAATTACTGAGCCAGATTGTGGTACTTACGACGGTCTTGTGATGACTCCGTTCATTCAAGGCGGTGACGTGATCGAGAACCTGGGTACGCGAGTACTGGGTCGTGTGGTTGCTGAAGACGTTAAGAAAGTGGGTACGGACGAAGTTCTTCTTCCACGTAACACGTTAATTGACGAGAAACTTGCAACGTTTATTGAAAACGCTGGTATTGACGAAATCAAAGTACGTTCAGTTGTAAACTGTGCTTCTACTTTCGGTGTATGTGCGAAATGTTACGGTCGTGACCTGGCACGTGGTCATCAAGTGAATCCTGGTGAATCTGTGGGTGTAATGGCTGCTCAATCAATTGGTGAGCCAGGTACACAGTTAACCATGCGTACGTTCCACGTCGGTGGTGCTGCGAGCCGAACTTCTGCTGCAAACAGCATCCAGGTTCGTAACAAAGGTACTGTACGTTTCCACAATGTGAAAACTGTACAACACGCGAAAGGTCACTTGGTATCAACATCTCGTTCAGGCGAGATCGGTATTGCTGATGATCTAGGTCGTGAGCGCGAACGTTACAAGATCCCTTACGGTGCGTCTATCTTGCTGAAAGATGGCGAAGCTGTAGAAGCGGGCGGTATCGTGGCGACTTGGGATCCGCATACACATCCACTGGTAACAGAAGTAGCTGGTAAAGTTCGCTTCAGCCAGATCGCTGATGGCGTAACTGCAACATCGAAAACTGATGATGCAACGGGTATGACCACTGTTGAAATCTTGCCAGTGACTTCACGTCCTGCGTCAGGTAAAGATTTGCGTCCTGCTGTTGTGCTTGACACAGTAGATGGCGGCGAACAGTTCTACTTCCTGCCACAAAACACCATTCTTTCTGTCCGTGATGGCGAAACAATTGGTGTGGGTGATGTAATCGGTCGTGTACCACAAGAATCTTCACGTACTCGTGATATTACCGGTGGTCTGCCGCGTGTAGCTGACTTGTTCGAAGCACGTAAACCGAAAGAGCATGCGATCCTTGCAGAAGTGTCTGGTATCGTAAGCTTCGGTAAAGAGACTAAAGGTAAGAACCGTTTGGTGATTACTCCGGATGATGGTTCAGAGATCTACGAAGAGCTAATTCCGAAATGGCGTACCATTAACGTGTTCGAAGGCGAACATGTGAACCGTGGTGAAACGATTTCTGATGGTCCACAGAACCCGCATGACATCTTACGTCTGAAAGGTGAAGTGGCGTTGACGAACTACATCGTGAACGAAGTTCAGGACGTTTACCGTCTGCAAGGTGTAAAAATCAACGACAAGCACATTGAAGTCATCGTACGTCAAATGTTGCGTAAAGTTGAAATCACGGATGGTGGTGATTCTAGCTTCATCAAAGGCGAACAAGTGGATTACATCCGCGTTGCTCAAGAGAACCAAGCATTGCTTGCTCAGAACAAGTTCCCTGCGAAGTTTGAACGTCAATTGATGGGTATTACCAAAGCATCGCTTTCTACTGACTCGTTCATCTCTGCTGCATCGTTCCAGGAAACAACGCGTGTGTTAACTGAAGCTGCTGTAACAGGTAAAGAAGATGATCTACGCGGTCTGAAAGAAAACGTAGTTGTAGGTCGTCTGATCCCAGCGGGTACAGGTCTGGCTTACCATTTGGAGCGTCGTCGTCAAGAAGCAGAAGCTGCAGAATTTGAACTGCACAATGACTTCTCTGATGTAGACCAAGCGCTTAGCCAAGCATTTAATGATGAGTTTAACGGTCTTTAA
- a CDS encoding alpha/beta fold hydrolase → MEAQTQWVATSDQQRLAVRTFGDITKPALVLVHGYPDHQEVWKNVIVYLPDYFIVTYDVRGAGDSSIPKYIRDYRLQRLSMDLEEVVNTILPGQSFHLAAHDWGSIQSWESVTDPRFEGRILSFTTISGPCLDHAVFWMRNQFKQNRSRFFKQLSKSWYIAMFQLPWLAPTAWNFFNPERWGRIIQELEGKEGLPLNQNIVKDGKYGVGLYRANFIPRLLQPRERYAICPVQAIVLKRDNFVSPQLVDEMPKWVQTFSRVELDANHWAILSQPKLIADSIREFTQQHA, encoded by the coding sequence ATGGAAGCACAAACTCAATGGGTGGCAACCAGTGATCAGCAGCGTCTTGCAGTAAGAACCTTTGGTGATATCACCAAGCCGGCTTTGGTGTTGGTGCATGGTTATCCAGATCATCAGGAGGTCTGGAAAAATGTAATTGTCTATCTGCCGGATTATTTTATTGTCACTTATGATGTACGTGGTGCAGGGGATTCATCTATTCCTAAATATATCCGTGATTATCGTCTGCAGCGTCTAAGTATGGATCTGGAGGAAGTGGTCAATACCATCCTTCCTGGACAATCTTTTCATTTGGCAGCACATGACTGGGGTTCGATCCAGTCCTGGGAATCGGTGACTGATCCAAGATTCGAGGGCCGTATTCTCTCCTTTACCACGATATCAGGTCCCTGTCTGGATCATGCCGTCTTCTGGATGCGGAATCAGTTCAAGCAGAACAGATCAAGATTTTTTAAACAATTAAGCAAGTCTTGGTATATCGCTATGTTTCAGTTGCCTTGGCTGGCACCAACTGCATGGAATTTTTTCAATCCTGAGCGCTGGGGCAGAATTATTCAGGAACTGGAAGGCAAGGAAGGACTGCCATTGAACCAGAATATTGTTAAAGATGGAAAATATGGTGTTGGTCTATATCGGGCCAATTTTATCCCAAGATTGCTCCAGCCTCGTGAACGCTATGCCATCTGTCCAGTACAGGCCATTGTGTTAAAGCGGGATAATTTTGTCAGTCCACAGCTGGTCGATGAAATGCCAAAATGGGTGCAAACTTTCTCTAGAGTTGAGCTAGATGCCAACCACTGGGCAATCTTAAGCCAGCCAAAACTCATTGCAGACTCTATCCGTGAGTTTACTCAACAGCATGCTTAA
- a CDS encoding DUF4442 domain-containing protein yields MSLLRKIQSLPLITKFILNRYAPYRGAGIEIDELDYANYHIRVKMPLTRKNQNIVGVHFGGSLYSMVDPFYMLLLMHHLGPKYIVWDKEATIQFLSPGRGTVYANIRIDAEEVKTIMDLAADHAPVYRNYQVDIYDDSGVRIAEVKKTVYIRRKKPKALFKDK; encoded by the coding sequence ATGAGCCTATTACGTAAAATTCAAAGCCTGCCTCTGATCACCAAATTTATCTTAAACCGCTATGCACCCTATCGTGGAGCGGGTATCGAAATTGATGAACTGGATTATGCCAATTATCACATTCGCGTGAAAATGCCACTGACTCGTAAAAACCAGAATATTGTCGGCGTACATTTTGGTGGTAGCCTGTATTCCATGGTCGATCCCTTTTACATGCTGCTTCTGATGCATCATCTGGGACCCAAATATATTGTCTGGGATAAAGAAGCGACCATCCAATTCCTTTCTCCAGGCCGCGGAACCGTATATGCAAACATACGCATTGATGCTGAAGAAGTAAAAACTATTATGGATCTGGCGGCTGATCATGCACCTGTCTATCGCAACTATCAGGTCGATATTTATGACGATTCAGGTGTGCGTATTGCAGAAGTAAAAAAGACCGTATACATCCGTCGTAAGAAACCTAAGGCTCTCTTTAAAGATAAATAG
- a CDS encoding DNA transfer protein p32 encodes MKKLIGVIAAVTVSTFMLAGCENMSARDQRVGAAALGGAVGGGVGNSVGGGWGSAIGGGAGAAVGSKSQGGSNRNATYSGVGGAVGSAVGKSIFGGNAGAAIGGAIGGGAGAAIEQRR; translated from the coding sequence ATGAAAAAGTTAATCGGCGTAATAGCTGCGGTGACAGTTTCAACCTTTATGTTAGCAGGTTGTGAAAACATGTCTGCCCGTGATCAACGTGTGGGTGCTGCAGCATTAGGTGGTGCAGTCGGTGGCGGTGTTGGTAATAGTGTCGGCGGTGGCTGGGGCTCTGCTATTGGCGGTGGTGCCGGTGCAGCTGTCGGAAGTAAAAGCCAAGGTGGCTCTAACCGTAATGCAACCTACAGTGGTGTAGGGGGCGCTGTTGGCTCAGCCGTTGGTAAGAGTATTTTTGGTGGTAATGCCGGTGCAGCAATCGGTGGCGCCATTGGTGGTGGTGCAGGTGCAGCGATCGAGCAACGACGTTAA
- the rpoB gene encoding DNA-directed RNA polymerase subunit beta, translating to MAYSYTEKKRIRKNFGKLPSVMDAPYLLAIQVDSYRTFLQDGKSPKNREDIGLQAAFRSVFPIESYSGNAALEFVEYSLGKPEFDVRECILRGSTYAAPMRVKIRLILKDRETKSIKDVREQEVYMGEMPLMTDNGTFVINGTERVIVSQLHRSPGVFFDHDKGKTHSSGKVLYSARIIPYRGSWLDFEFDAKDLVYVRIDRRRKLLATVVLRALGYNNEQILNMFYEKVPVYLDMGSYQIDLVPERLRGEMAQFDIADKDGKIIVEQGKRINARHVRQMEASGLEKLAVPDEYLYERITAEDIQLKDGDVIAANTVLSHEIMVKIAEGGVKQFNLLFTNDIDRGSFIADTLRADTTTGREEALVEIYKVMRPGEPPTKEAAENLFNNLFFSSERYDLSPVGRMKFNRRLGRPYEVGTDQKSREVEGILSNDDITDVLKTLVEIRNGKGEVDDIDHLGNRRVRSVGEMTENQFRVGLVRVERAVKERLSQAETDNLSPQDLINAKPVAAAIKEFFGSSQLSQFMDQNNPLSEITHKRRVSALGPGGLTRERAGFEVRDVHQTHYGRVCPIETPEGPNIGLINSLSVYAKCNNFGFLETPYRKVVDGRVTDEVEYLSAIEEVGTVIAQADSAVDKDGNLTEEFVSVRHQGDFVRMPPEKVTHMDVSAQQVVSVAASLIPFLEHDDANRALMGSNMQRQAVPTLIADKPLVGTGMEANVAHDSGVCVIAKRGGRIEYVDASRVVIRVNEDEMVAGEAGVDIYNLIKYTRSNQNTCINQKVLVSLGDQVGRGDVLADGPSTDGGELALGQNMRVAFMTWNGYNYEDSILLSERVLQEDRLTSIHIQELSCVARDTKLGAEEITADIPNVGEAALSKLDESGIVYIGAEVTAGDILVGKVTPKGETQLTPEEKLLRAIFGEKAADVKDSSLRVPSGTKGTVIDVQVFTRDGLEKDERAQAIEKAQLDAYRKDLKEEYKIFEEAARERIVRLLKGQESNGGGTTKRGDKLNEELLSGLELVDLLDIQPSDEAIAERLTQIQVFLKEKSLEIDEKFAEKKRKLSTGDELTTGVLKVVKVYLAVKRRIQPGDKMAGRHGNKGVVSNILPVEDMPHDANGVPVDVVLNPLGVPSRMNVGQILETHLGMAAKGLGDKIDQMLKEQRTVLELREFLDKIYNKVGGEQEDLDSLTDEEILVLSGNLRKGVPLATPVFDGAEESQIKELLELGGISRTGQTVLYDGRTGERFDRPVTVGYMYMLKLNHLVDDKMHARSTGSYSLVTQQPLGGKAQFGGQRFGEMEVWALEAYGAAYTLQEMLTVKSDDVEGRTRIYKNIVDGNHYMDPGMPESFNVLTKEIRSLGINIELKNGD from the coding sequence ATGGCATACTCATATACCGAAAAGAAACGGATCCGTAAGAATTTTGGTAAATTGCCTAGCGTCATGGATGCTCCGTACTTGCTCGCGATTCAAGTCGACTCGTACAGAACATTCTTACAAGATGGCAAATCACCAAAAAACCGCGAAGATATCGGTCTCCAAGCCGCATTTCGTTCAGTTTTTCCTATTGAAAGTTATTCTGGCAATGCTGCTTTAGAATTTGTTGAGTATAGTCTTGGTAAGCCTGAGTTTGACGTACGCGAATGTATTCTTCGTGGCTCAACTTATGCAGCGCCAATGCGTGTGAAGATTCGTTTGATCCTGAAAGATCGTGAAACGAAATCAATCAAAGACGTACGTGAACAAGAAGTCTATATGGGCGAAATGCCATTGATGACGGATAACGGTACTTTCGTTATTAACGGTACCGAGCGTGTAATCGTATCTCAATTACACCGTTCACCAGGCGTATTCTTTGACCACGATAAAGGTAAAACTCACTCAAGTGGTAAAGTCCTTTATTCTGCGCGTATCATTCCTTACCGTGGTTCATGGTTAGACTTTGAATTCGATGCTAAAGACCTAGTTTACGTACGTATTGACCGTCGTCGTAAATTACTTGCGACTGTGGTACTTCGTGCCTTGGGTTATAACAACGAACAAATTCTGAACATGTTCTATGAGAAAGTGCCTGTATATCTTGATATGGGTAGCTATCAGATTGACCTTGTTCCAGAACGCCTGCGTGGCGAAATGGCACAATTTGATATTGCTGACAAAGATGGCAAGATCATTGTTGAACAAGGTAAACGTATTAACGCACGTCACGTACGTCAAATGGAAGCTTCAGGTCTTGAAAAACTTGCAGTGCCTGATGAATACCTGTACGAGCGTATCACAGCCGAAGACATCCAGCTCAAAGATGGCGATGTAATCGCAGCCAATACTGTATTAAGCCATGAAATCATGGTGAAAATTGCAGAAGGCGGCGTGAAGCAGTTTAACTTACTGTTCACAAATGACATCGACCGTGGTTCATTCATCGCAGATACATTACGTGCAGATACGACCACAGGTCGTGAAGAAGCACTTGTAGAAATCTACAAAGTAATGCGTCCAGGCGAGCCACCAACAAAGGAAGCTGCTGAAAACCTATTCAACAACCTGTTCTTCTCTTCTGAGCGTTATGACCTGTCTCCAGTCGGTCGTATGAAGTTTAACCGTCGTTTAGGTCGTCCTTACGAAGTAGGTACAGATCAGAAGTCACGTGAAGTTGAAGGTATTCTCTCGAACGACGATATCACTGATGTACTGAAAACATTAGTTGAAATTCGTAACGGTAAAGGTGAAGTCGACGATATCGACCACTTGGGTAACCGTCGTGTTCGTTCTGTGGGTGAAATGACTGAGAACCAATTCCGTGTAGGTCTGGTTCGTGTAGAACGTGCTGTTAAAGAACGTTTGTCTCAAGCTGAAACTGATAATCTGTCTCCGCAAGACCTGATCAATGCGAAGCCAGTGGCTGCTGCAATCAAAGAATTCTTTGGTTCAAGCCAGTTGTCTCAGTTCATGGACCAAAACAACCCGTTATCTGAAATTACCCACAAGCGTCGTGTATCAGCACTTGGTCCTGGTGGTTTGACACGTGAACGTGCGGGCTTCGAAGTCCGTGACGTACACCAAACTCACTACGGTCGTGTTTGTCCAATTGAAACGCCTGAAGGTCCAAACATTGGTTTGATCAACTCGCTTTCTGTTTATGCAAAATGTAACAACTTCGGTTTCCTGGAAACTCCGTATCGTAAAGTTGTTGATGGTCGTGTAACAGACGAAGTTGAATACCTGTCTGCAATCGAAGAAGTAGGTACTGTGATCGCACAGGCCGACTCTGCAGTCGATAAAGATGGTAACCTGACTGAAGAATTCGTATCTGTACGTCACCAAGGTGACTTCGTACGTATGCCACCAGAAAAAGTGACACATATGGATGTATCTGCTCAGCAGGTCGTATCTGTAGCTGCATCACTGATTCCGTTCCTTGAACACGATGACGCCAACCGTGCGTTGATGGGTTCAAACATGCAACGTCAGGCAGTTCCTACGTTAATCGCTGACAAACCACTGGTTGGTACCGGTATGGAAGCGAACGTAGCACATGACTCTGGTGTGTGTGTGATCGCGAAACGTGGTGGTCGTATTGAATATGTAGACGCTTCTCGTGTCGTGATTCGTGTCAACGAAGACGAAATGGTTGCGGGCGAAGCAGGTGTAGATATCTACAACCTGATCAAATACACACGTTCGAACCAAAACACTTGTATTAACCAAAAAGTGCTTGTAAGCCTTGGTGATCAAGTAGGTCGTGGCGACGTTCTTGCTGATGGTCCATCGACTGATGGCGGTGAGCTTGCACTTGGTCAAAACATGCGCGTTGCGTTCATGACGTGGAACGGTTACAACTACGAAGACTCGATCTTGTTATCTGAGCGTGTTCTTCAAGAAGACCGTTTAACGTCTATTCACATCCAGGAACTTTCATGTGTAGCACGTGATACTAAACTTGGTGCTGAAGAAATCACTGCGGATATTCCAAACGTAGGCGAAGCTGCACTGTCTAAACTTGACGAGTCAGGTATTGTTTACATTGGTGCTGAAGTAACAGCAGGTGACATCCTTGTTGGTAAAGTAACACCAAAAGGCGAAACACAGCTTACTCCAGAAGAAAAATTGCTTCGTGCAATCTTCGGTGAAAAAGCGGCTGACGTGAAAGACTCATCTTTACGTGTTCCATCGGGCACGAAAGGTACGGTTATTGACGTTCAAGTGTTTACACGTGACGGTCTTGAAAAAGACGAACGTGCTCAAGCAATTGAAAAAGCACAGCTTGATGCTTACCGTAAAGACTTGAAAGAAGAATACAAAATCTTCGAAGAAGCAGCACGTGAACGTATTGTTCGTTTGTTGAAAGGTCAAGAATCGAACGGTGGTGGTACAACTAAACGTGGTGACAAACTTAACGAAGAATTGTTATCTGGTTTAGAGCTTGTTGACTTACTTGATATTCAACCAAGTGATGAAGCAATTGCTGAACGTTTAACGCAAATTCAAGTATTCTTAAAAGAGAAGAGTCTTGAAATTGATGAGAAATTTGCAGAGAAAAAACGCAAACTTTCTACAGGTGACGAGCTTACAACTGGCGTATTGAAAGTTGTTAAGGTTTACCTTGCAGTTAAACGTCGTATCCAACCTGGTGATAAGATGGCGGGTCGTCACGGTAACAAGGGTGTTGTATCAAACATTCTACCTGTTGAAGACATGCCACACGATGCCAACGGTGTACCTGTAGACGTGGTTCTTAACCCGCTGGGCGTACCGTCACGTATGAATGTGGGTCAGATTCTTGAAACTCACTTGGGTATGGCTGCCAAAGGTCTTGGTGACAAGATCGATCAAATGTTGAAAGAACAACGTACTGTACTTGAGCTACGTGAATTCTTAGACAAGATTTACAACAAAGTGGGTGGCGAGCAAGAAGATCTTGATAGCTTAACTGACGAAGAAATCTTGGTACTTTCTGGTAACCTTCGTAAGGGTGTACCGCTAGCGACTCCTGTATTTGATGGTGCTGAAGAATCACAGATCAAAGAATTATTAGAGCTTGGTGGCATTTCACGTACTGGTCAAACCGTATTGTACGATGGCCGTACTGGTGAGCGTTTCGACCGTCCTGTAACTGTAGGTTACATGTACATGCTGAAACTGAACCACTTGGTTGACGACAAGATGCATGCGCGTTCTACTGGTTCTTACTCTCTAGTTACGCAACAGCCGCTTGGTGGTAAAGCACAATTCGGTGGTCAGCGTTTCGGTGAGATGGAGGTCTGGGCACTAGAAGCTTACGGTGCAGCATATACACTTCAAGAAATGCTTACTGTGAAGTCGGATGACGTTGAAGGTCGTACCCGTATCTATAAGAACATTGTAGATGGTAACCATTACATGGACCCAGGTATGCCTGAATCGTTCAACGTATTGACCAAAGAGATCCGTTCTTTAGGTATCAACATTGAACTGAAAAATGGTGACTAA